One genomic segment of Intestinimonas butyriciproducens includes these proteins:
- a CDS encoding ABC transporter permease, whose protein sequence is MDESNKHGNPVRAAFQKLLQNKLATVCFVVLILEILLVALAPFIAPYGYEEQDPAHALAPGFWAQWTAVTDPEDSKYNARDQYVPGHILGTDQYGRDTLSRLLYGGRISLMVGFVSTAMGLVAGVICGLLAGYYKRLDNPIMRVMDLLFTFPGILLAMLIIAMLGVNTFNAMLAISIWSIPSFARMVRGKVLQVKEEDYIMATRSLGAQDSRIIFVHILKNCLPVIIVIATMRMATSIISISTLSYLGMGVTPPMPEWGGMIAIGKQYLWDRPSLIFIPGIAVMITVICFNILGDKLRDILDPSLRD, encoded by the coding sequence ATGGATGAGAGTAACAAGCACGGCAATCCAGTCCGTGCGGCCTTTCAGAAACTGCTTCAGAATAAACTGGCCACGGTCTGCTTTGTGGTCCTGATTCTGGAGATCCTTCTGGTGGCCCTGGCCCCTTTTATCGCGCCCTATGGGTATGAAGAGCAGGACCCAGCCCATGCGCTGGCCCCGGGCTTCTGGGCCCAATGGACGGCGGTGACCGATCCTGAGGACTCGAAATACAACGCCCGGGATCAGTATGTGCCCGGCCATATACTGGGAACAGACCAGTATGGGCGGGATACGCTCTCACGCCTCCTGTACGGCGGGCGGATCTCCCTGATGGTGGGCTTTGTCTCCACCGCCATGGGGCTGGTGGCCGGCGTCATCTGCGGTCTGTTGGCGGGATACTATAAGCGGCTGGACAATCCCATCATGCGGGTCATGGATCTCCTGTTTACCTTTCCGGGCATCCTGCTGGCCATGCTGATCATCGCGATGCTTGGGGTCAATACCTTCAACGCCATGCTGGCCATCAGCATTTGGTCCATTCCCAGCTTTGCCCGGATGGTCCGCGGCAAGGTGCTCCAGGTGAAGGAAGAGGACTATATTATGGCCACCCGCTCCTTGGGCGCACAGGACTCCCGCATCATTTTTGTGCACATCTTGAAAAATTGCCTGCCTGTGATCATCGTCATCGCCACGATGCGCATGGCCACGTCCATCATCTCCATATCCACGCTGAGCTATTTGGGCATGGGTGTGACGCCGCCCATGCCGGAGTGGGGAGGGATGATCGCCATTGGCAAGCAGTACCTGTGGGACCGGCCCAGTCTCATTTTCATCCCCGGCATCGCAGTCATGATCACCGTCATCTGCTTCAATATTTTGGGGGATAAGCTACGGGACATCCTTGACCCCAGCCTGCGGGATTAA
- a CDS encoding ABC transporter permease — protein MRRYIVKRILLMLLLLLGMSFIVFASLYIAPGDPATMVAGPSATEADIEAVRASLGLDRPFLVQYLLYLKNLLTLNLGTSYTSRQPILDEILVRLPNTLNLACASMILAVLVGIPCGILTALKKDKLADNILTTSSLVGISIPNFLLGTLLMYVFSVKLGWLPTGGMTHYFWTATGFKQAILPAIALSTATIASFTRIGRSAMLDVLQSDYIRTAKSKGLKRKTIILGHALRNALIPLVTQFGTSFGGLLGGAIITEQVFVINGVGTYLITAINNRNYPVVQSTVLVIATIFILINLAVDILYCVIDPRISYE, from the coding sequence ATGCGAAGGTACATTGTCAAACGAATCTTATTGATGCTCCTGCTCCTGCTGGGCATGAGCTTTATCGTGTTTGCAAGTCTCTATATCGCCCCCGGTGATCCCGCCACCATGGTGGCGGGCCCCAGCGCCACGGAAGCGGACATTGAGGCGGTGCGGGCCAGCCTGGGATTGGACCGCCCTTTTTTGGTGCAGTATCTGCTCTATCTTAAAAATTTGCTCACCCTGAATCTGGGCACTTCCTACACCTCGCGACAGCCCATTCTGGACGAGATCCTGGTCCGTCTGCCCAACACTTTGAACCTGGCCTGTGCCAGTATGATCCTGGCCGTACTGGTGGGCATCCCCTGTGGGATCCTCACGGCGCTGAAAAAGGACAAGCTGGCAGACAACATTCTGACCACAAGCTCGCTGGTCGGGATTTCCATCCCCAATTTTTTGCTGGGGACCCTGCTGATGTACGTCTTCTCCGTCAAACTGGGATGGCTTCCCACCGGCGGCATGACGCACTATTTCTGGACGGCCACCGGGTTCAAGCAGGCGATCTTGCCGGCCATCGCCCTGAGCACGGCCACCATCGCCAGCTTTACCCGCATCGGGCGCTCGGCCATGCTGGACGTGCTCCAGTCCGACTACATCCGCACCGCAAAAAGCAAGGGACTCAAGCGGAAAACCATCATTCTGGGACACGCCCTGCGCAATGCGCTCATCCCGCTGGTCACGCAGTTTGGCACTAGCTTTGGCGGCCTGCTGGGCGGCGCCATCATCACCGAACAGGTGTTCGTGATCAACGGCGTGGGCACTTATCTGATCACCGCCATCAACAACCGCAATTATCCGGTGGTGCAGAGCACAGTGCTGGTCATTGCCACCATTTTTATCCTGATCAACCTTGCGGTGGATATTCTGTACTGTGTGATTGATCCGCGCATCAGTTATGAATAA
- a CDS encoding sensor histidine kinase, translated as MLITAALLLAALCAALGLRLYTLEKDIRSCARQLRELPGAPVRMAAPNRAAEELLASINALLRLRQDDAAEHRRQERAIRQQISNISHDLRTPLTSILGYLQLLEGDSLTQEERGEYLEIVRGRAKSLQSLITSFYELSRLEGGEYPLSREKVDLYHILSELAAEFYNDFEEAGFETTVELAENLPAVMADPAGVLRVFTNLIRNALEHGQTRMDIRLRREGSELLSVFANDTSGLTEEDVQHVFDRFFTADKMRTGQSTGLGLAIVKALVERMGHRVTAELHDGMFFITVYWKTGGQVDK; from the coding sequence ATGCTCATAACAGCCGCCCTGCTGCTTGCCGCGCTGTGCGCGGCGCTGGGCCTGCGGCTCTATACGCTGGAGAAGGACATCCGCTCCTGTGCCAGGCAGCTCCGGGAGCTGCCGGGCGCGCCGGTGCGGATGGCGGCGCCCAATCGGGCCGCCGAAGAACTCCTGGCCTCTATCAACGCGCTGCTGCGGCTCCGTCAGGACGACGCGGCGGAGCACCGCAGGCAGGAGCGGGCCATCCGGCAGCAGATATCCAACATCTCTCACGACCTCCGCACGCCGCTCACCTCTATTTTGGGCTATCTCCAGCTTTTGGAGGGGGATAGCCTCACGCAGGAGGAGCGAGGGGAGTATCTGGAGATCGTCAGGGGGCGGGCCAAAAGCCTCCAGAGCCTGATCACCAGCTTCTACGAGCTCTCCCGGCTGGAGGGGGGAGAGTACCCGCTCTCCAGGGAGAAGGTGGACCTCTATCACATCCTCAGCGAGCTGGCGGCAGAGTTTTATAACGACTTCGAGGAGGCCGGGTTTGAGACCACTGTGGAGCTGGCGGAGAACCTGCCCGCCGTGATGGCAGACCCCGCGGGGGTGCTGCGGGTCTTTACCAACCTGATCCGCAACGCCCTGGAGCATGGCCAAACGCGCATGGATATCCGCCTCCGCCGGGAGGGGAGCGAGCTGCTCTCTGTCTTTGCCAACGACACCTCCGGGCTGACGGAAGAGGATGTCCAGCACGTGTTTGACCGGTTCTTTACCGCGGACAAGATGCGCACCGGCCAGTCCACCGGCCTGGGACTGGCCATTGTGAAGGCCCTGGTGGAGCGAATGGGACACCGGGTAACGGCGGAGCTGCACGACGGCATGTTCTTTATCACGGTATACTGGAAAACAGGCGGGCAGGTTGACAAATGA
- a CDS encoding ABC transporter permease has product MVDYIRAEVYKVTHRKYLWGFLLIVGGLEALLVCMWAWMNGDMTNMSASTGFTMVLYLLTMGYYASAITTDMVFSDQYKFNTLKNEVAYGIPRARIYLGKLAVGCLVSLASCVVILLWYGLLCKVLLPGDGAWLEALKCVGFALLAALPVWLGAQALFYMCFFLLKSSTAASLIAVGVVALMGQIIALLALVVRVPSPMAGELLLRLHDILLTTPLEGIMDRIGDWSVVGWAWAVGIGWFLATTAAGVLTFRKREIS; this is encoded by the coding sequence ATGGTTGATTATATTCGGGCAGAGGTCTACAAGGTCACCCACAGAAAATACCTGTGGGGGTTTCTCCTCATCGTGGGAGGGCTGGAGGCGCTGCTGGTGTGCATGTGGGCGTGGATGAACGGCGATATGACGAACATGTCCGCCTCAACTGGTTTTACCATGGTGCTGTATCTGCTGACCATGGGCTATTATGCCTCCGCCATTACCACGGATATGGTCTTTTCCGACCAGTATAAATTCAATACGCTGAAAAATGAAGTGGCATACGGCATCCCCAGAGCCCGAATTTATCTGGGCAAGCTGGCGGTGGGCTGTCTGGTCTCTCTGGCGTCTTGTGTGGTGATCCTACTCTGGTACGGCCTTCTGTGCAAAGTTCTGCTGCCGGGAGACGGGGCCTGGCTGGAGGCGCTGAAGTGTGTGGGCTTTGCCCTGCTGGCGGCCCTGCCTGTGTGGCTGGGCGCCCAGGCGCTCTTTTACATGTGCTTTTTCCTCTTGAAGAGCAGTACTGCGGCCAGCCTCATCGCCGTAGGCGTGGTGGCCCTGATGGGACAGATCATCGCGCTCCTGGCCCTGGTCGTGAGAGTGCCCTCCCCGATGGCGGGGGAACTGCTGCTGCGGCTGCATGATATCCTGCTCACCACTCCGCTGGAGGGCATTATGGACCGCATCGGCGACTGGTCTGTGGTGGGCTGGGCCTGGGCCGTGGGGATCGGATGGTTCCTGGCGACCACCGCCGCAGGCGTCCTGACCTTTCGAAAAAGGGAAATCAGCTAA
- a CDS encoding ATP-binding cassette domain-containing protein has translation MSEPILVTRALTKKYGGAAAVEGVDLYIEKGQIYGLVGRNGAGKTTIIRMLTAQTVPTSGEIELFGETDEKGISAARARVGAMVEIPSFYPYLTARENLEYYRRQRGIPGEACVDRALEQVGLHDAGKKKFKQFSLGMKQRLGLALALMNHPDLLLLDEPINGLDPEGIVEFRSILLELNRQRETTILISSHILSELSNIATHYGFLDQGRMLEQVSVGRLSEKCRACLQLTVDDASRAALVLEQRLGTRDYEVLPGNILRLYHFLDRPQDVTAALVEADVALFSAENKNTTLEDYFLSLIGGVRHG, from the coding sequence ATGTCGGAACCCATACTGGTGACCCGCGCACTGACCAAAAAGTACGGCGGCGCTGCGGCGGTGGAGGGCGTGGACCTCTATATCGAAAAAGGGCAGATCTACGGCCTGGTGGGGCGCAACGGCGCGGGCAAGACCACGATCATCCGCATGCTGACCGCCCAGACCGTGCCCACCTCCGGGGAGATCGAGCTCTTCGGAGAGACCGATGAGAAGGGGATCTCCGCCGCCCGGGCCCGGGTCGGGGCCATGGTGGAGATCCCCAGCTTTTACCCCTATCTGACGGCGCGGGAGAACCTGGAGTATTACCGCCGCCAGAGGGGGATCCCCGGGGAGGCCTGTGTGGACCGCGCTCTGGAGCAGGTGGGCCTCCACGACGCCGGCAAAAAGAAGTTCAAGCAGTTCTCCCTGGGGATGAAGCAGCGCCTGGGGCTGGCGCTGGCCCTGATGAACCATCCGGATCTGCTGCTGCTCGACGAGCCCATCAACGGCTTGGATCCGGAGGGCATCGTGGAGTTCCGCAGCATCCTGCTGGAGCTCAACCGCCAGCGGGAGACCACCATCCTCATCTCAAGCCATATCCTCTCCGAGCTGTCCAATATCGCCACGCATTACGGCTTCCTCGACCAGGGGAGAATGTTGGAGCAGGTCTCGGTCGGACGGCTGAGCGAAAAGTGCCGGGCCTGCCTTCAGCTCACCGTCGACGACGCCTCCCGGGCCGCGCTGGTACTGGAGCAGCGGCTGGGGACTCGGGACTATGAGGTGCTGCCGGGGAATATCCTGCGGCTCTATCATTTCCTCGACCGCCCGCAGGATGTGACGGCGGCGCTGGTGGAGGCCGACGTGGCCCTGTTCAGTGCGGAGAACAAAAACACCACCCTGGAGGACTATTTCCTGAGCCTGATCGGAGGCGTCCGCCATGGTTGA